Proteins found in one Gimesia chilikensis genomic segment:
- a CDS encoding DUF1592 domain-containing protein yields the protein MSITKAHFVRSAITVMVLGILWVSPDTGHAESKEDKTLAVHKADAKQFFDKQVKPFIKKYCIDCHQNRRPTEAGLSFDPALQSPGHAAFSEKWKKSAARVKAHDMPPEGLDQPSDKERQMFAEWLQKVKYLSPKDPGPFVIRRLTKTEYGNTLHDLLNVDSDIVASLPDEVSGEGYLNSLSPLQLEQYLTISENVLNQVVASEGEAPTEIQKQLFGENPQSGSDEQAAVRKVAQSLARKAYRRPPTTAEIDVLLNVFDLAKQNKLSYQASCRLMLKAILVSPQFLFITPAKEVETKKGIVPLDDFQLASRLSYLLWATMPDAELMTLAEQGKLHEPPVLKSQVTRMLLDPRSRALFDGFGAQWLKLGEIHTRTFDPEKFPQMTADMRTAMYDEARLFFESIVRENRSVSNFIDSDYTYLNGNLATIYGLEKTVTGSEMRKVKLTNGNRGGILGMPGVLAATSFPNRTSPVNRGVWVLEQVLGDHVPAAPPNVPSLEKQDKKQIANLTLRERTELHRSEAVCANCHRLLDPIGFGLENFDAIGRWRDKDENGQAIDASGELPGGRNFSNPKELKAIIADHSVKFSRNLVERLLAYALCRRLEGYDEIVIDELMQKIAKDDYRMQTLITEVVTSYPFTHRRIE from the coding sequence ATGAGTATCACTAAGGCACATTTTGTCCGTAGCGCGATCACTGTGATGGTGCTGGGCATCCTGTGGGTCAGTCCGGACACCGGTCATGCTGAGTCCAAAGAGGATAAAACGCTGGCTGTACACAAAGCGGACGCCAAACAATTTTTCGATAAACAGGTTAAACCCTTCATCAAAAAATATTGCATCGACTGTCATCAGAACAGACGCCCCACCGAAGCCGGCCTCAGCTTTGACCCGGCTCTGCAAAGTCCCGGCCATGCCGCTTTCAGCGAGAAGTGGAAAAAGTCCGCAGCCCGCGTGAAAGCACACGACATGCCCCCCGAAGGACTGGACCAGCCGTCTGACAAAGAACGTCAGATGTTTGCAGAATGGCTGCAGAAAGTGAAATATCTCAGCCCTAAAGATCCAGGCCCGTTTGTGATTCGGCGGCTCACGAAAACGGAATATGGCAACACGCTCCACGATCTGTTGAACGTCGATTCAGACATCGTCGCCAGTCTGCCGGACGAAGTCAGTGGCGAAGGCTATCTCAATTCGCTATCACCACTTCAACTCGAACAGTATCTGACCATCTCCGAAAACGTCTTGAATCAGGTGGTAGCATCGGAAGGAGAAGCTCCTACCGAAATACAAAAACAACTCTTTGGAGAAAATCCCCAGTCCGGGTCAGACGAGCAGGCAGCCGTACGCAAGGTTGCGCAGTCACTGGCACGAAAAGCCTATCGCCGCCCGCCCACCACTGCAGAAATCGATGTCCTGCTGAATGTGTTTGATCTGGCAAAACAGAACAAACTCAGCTACCAGGCCTCCTGCCGACTGATGCTCAAGGCGATTCTGGTGTCGCCCCAGTTTTTGTTTATCACACCGGCTAAAGAGGTCGAGACGAAAAAGGGAATCGTGCCCCTCGATGATTTTCAGCTCGCCTCGCGTCTGTCTTATCTGCTCTGGGCCACCATGCCTGACGCGGAGCTGATGACGCTGGCCGAACAGGGAAAACTGCATGAACCGCCGGTCTTGAAATCTCAGGTCACGCGGATGCTGCTGGATCCACGCTCGCGGGCCCTGTTTGATGGCTTTGGGGCGCAGTGGCTCAAGCTGGGAGAGATACACACGCGAACCTTTGATCCTGAGAAATTCCCACAGATGACTGCCGACATGCGGACGGCGATGTACGACGAAGCCCGCCTGTTTTTCGAAAGCATCGTCCGCGAGAACCGTAGCGTTTCGAATTTCATCGACAGCGATTACACGTACCTCAACGGGAACCTGGCCACGATCTACGGCCTGGAAAAAACCGTCACCGGCTCCGAGATGCGGAAGGTCAAACTGACCAACGGCAATCGTGGTGGAATCCTGGGAATGCCCGGGGTCCTCGCAGCGACATCGTTCCCGAACCGCACCAGTCCCGTCAACAGAGGCGTCTGGGTCCTGGAACAGGTCCTCGGAGATCATGTCCCCGCCGCCCCGCCCAATGTCCCTTCGCTGGAGAAACAGGACAAAAAACAGATCGCCAATCTGACGCTTCGCGAACGGACCGAACTGCACCGATCCGAAGCGGTCTGCGCCAACTGCCATCGTCTGCTCGATCCGATCGGGTTCGGTCTGGAGAACTTTGACGCCATCGGCCGCTGGCGCGACAAAGACGAAAACGGTCAGGCCATCGATGCCTCCGGCGAACTTCCGGGCGGAAGGAATTTTTCCAATCCCAAAGAACTCAAAGCCATTATCGCCGACCACAGCGTAAAGTTTTCTCGCAATCTGGTCGAGCGTCTGTTAGCCTATGCATTATGTCGACGCCTGGAAGGGTATGACGAAATTGTGATCGATGAACTGATGCAGAAGATCGCGAAAGACGATTATCGCATGCAGACGCTGATCACCGAGGTCGTCACCAGTTACCCTTTCACGCATCGTCGAATTGAGTGA
- a CDS encoding tetratricopeptide repeat protein, which yields MLSTKTTRLVHTGYLIGLLCVVLTRPALSAEGPMLIVNTPQAEIKVDRSQDAKVLRTVKQGNRLWAFATTDKWYEVKDPKSQQHGWISRDQASPIQLTAEQMQKIKSAQETYSKAMKLYSSGDRKQAVQLGLQALEQVKAVHGKYHPDTASVMSFPAVAYHELQDLEKATSYTEECLEIRRQVFGNAHPETAASLNNLGSLYVTLKRYSKAEPLLKKSLNLARTQLGPKHQGTVSAMINLGSLYEAMGKFKQAETLYQQILSVMTQNYGKDHYRTSVVHDKMAKLYLQMQAYPQAEQHMQQCHAIRQKSLGETHPETINALHERGRIYVMQEKYAEAEPLLSQSLIINQKALGADHRATIQA from the coding sequence ATGTTATCCACGAAAACAACCAGACTGGTTCATACAGGTTATTTGATCGGACTGCTGTGTGTTGTGCTGACTCGCCCTGCCCTGTCTGCGGAAGGGCCGATGCTAATCGTCAACACGCCCCAGGCAGAAATCAAAGTCGATCGCAGCCAGGATGCGAAAGTTTTAAGAACAGTCAAACAGGGAAACCGGCTCTGGGCGTTTGCGACGACGGATAAATGGTATGAGGTCAAGGACCCTAAATCCCAGCAGCACGGCTGGATCTCCCGCGACCAGGCCAGCCCGATCCAGTTAACCGCAGAGCAAATGCAGAAAATCAAGTCAGCGCAAGAGACATACTCGAAAGCTATGAAACTGTATTCCAGCGGAGATCGCAAACAGGCAGTGCAACTCGGGCTACAGGCTCTGGAACAGGTAAAAGCGGTCCACGGAAAATATCATCCCGATACCGCATCCGTCATGTCCTTTCCTGCAGTCGCCTACCACGAACTGCAGGACCTGGAAAAAGCCACTTCCTACACGGAAGAATGCCTGGAGATTCGTCGCCAGGTCTTCGGGAATGCTCATCCCGAAACAGCGGCTTCACTGAATAACCTGGGATCGCTTTACGTAACCTTAAAACGCTATTCCAAGGCTGAACCACTGCTCAAGAAAAGCCTCAACCTGGCCCGTACCCAACTGGGTCCAAAGCACCAGGGAACCGTCTCTGCGATGATCAACCTGGGGTCCCTCTACGAAGCGATGGGAAAATTTAAACAGGCAGAAACGCTTTATCAGCAGATCCTGTCTGTGATGACTCAGAACTACGGGAAAGATCATTACCGAACGTCGGTCGTGCACGACAAAATGGCGAAACTCTATCTGCAGATGCAGGCTTATCCCCAGGCAGAACAACACATGCAACAGTGTCACGCCATTCGCCAAAAGTCCCTGGGAGAAACGCATCCCGAAACGATCAACGCCTTACATGAGCGGGGACGGATTTACGTGATGCAGGAAAAGTATGCGGAAGCAGAACCACTGCTCTCTCAATCGCTGATAATTAACCAGAAAGCATTGGGGGCCGATCATCGGGCAACCATTCAGGCTTAA